The following proteins come from a genomic window of Candidatus Methylomirabilota bacterium:
- a CDS encoding LLM class F420-dependent oxidoreductase, with amino-acid sequence MEFGVSLPGRGPLGTPDILLRMATKADALRYDSVFVTDHVVLPVSMARSVYPYSPTGRFTGGAAQDYLEPFALLGWLAHATRRVRLGTSVLVVPYRNPLVTAKMLATLDRLSRGRVILGAGVGWLREEFEALAAPPFEARGAVTDEYLRLMRATWTSDPVSFAGTYYRVRDVHALPKPAQKGGVPIWIGGHTDGALKRAGTLGDGWHPIVLRPPALLLPDQYAAKAKQVHAWAQRAGRDPKAVTLTLRCPMEVRSARQKAAAGDRPLFQGTAAEVAGDVQAYAAHGVSHFVFDPTHQEPAKVLANLERFADEVRPKLKRARA; translated from the coding sequence TACGACTCCGTGTTCGTCACCGATCACGTCGTCCTCCCCGTGTCGATGGCGCGCTCGGTCTACCCCTACTCGCCGACGGGGCGGTTCACGGGCGGCGCCGCGCAGGACTACCTCGAGCCGTTCGCGCTGCTGGGCTGGCTCGCCCACGCGACGCGGCGTGTCCGCCTCGGCACGAGCGTCCTCGTCGTCCCGTACCGCAACCCGCTCGTCACGGCCAAGATGCTCGCGACGCTCGACCGCCTCTCGCGCGGGCGCGTGATCCTCGGCGCGGGCGTGGGCTGGCTCCGCGAGGAGTTCGAGGCCCTCGCGGCGCCGCCGTTCGAGGCGCGCGGCGCCGTCACGGACGAGTATCTCCGCCTCATGCGCGCGACGTGGACCAGCGACCCGGTGAGCTTCGCGGGCACGTACTACCGGGTCCGCGACGTCCACGCCCTGCCGAAGCCCGCCCAGAAGGGCGGCGTCCCGATCTGGATCGGCGGCCACACCGACGGCGCGCTCAAGCGCGCCGGCACCCTCGGCGACGGCTGGCACCCGATCGTGCTCCGGCCCCCGGCGCTGCTCCTGCCCGACCAGTACGCGGCGAAGGCGAAGCAGGTGCACGCGTGGGCCCAGCGCGCGGGGCGCGACCCGAAGGCGGTCACGCTGACGCTGCGCTGTCCGATGGAGGTGCGCTCGGCACGGCAGAAGGCGGCGGCCGGCGACCGGCCGCTCTTCCAAGGCACCGCGGCGGAGGTCGCGGGCGACGTGCAGGCCTACGCGGCGCACGGCGTCTCCCACTTCGTCTTCGACCCGACCCACCAGGAGCCCGCCAAGGTCCTCGCCAACCTGGAGCGCTTCGCCGACGAGGTGAGGCCGAAGCTCAAGAGGGCCCGCGCGTGA
- the cofG gene encoding 7,8-didemethyl-8-hydroxy-5-deazariboflavin synthase CofG: protein MISHAEACRLIETPPAALDELLARAAEVRDRGRGRTVTFSAKVFVPLTTLCRDYCGYCTFRRDPGEPGARTLTPDEVVALAQAGGRLGAKEALFSLGDRPEAAFAEHREFLRRHGHRSTLGYLRAVCARVLAETPLLPHANPGVMGERDLSALREVNVSMGLMLETVSERLLGRGMAHDRAPDKVPARRLRTIALAGKLAIPFTTGLLIGIGETPRERVDTLVAIRDLHERYGHVQEVIVQNFRAKPRIPMRDHPEPSLPDMLRTLAVARLVLGPDVNIQAPPNLSPGDYARLLAAGLNDWGGISPLTLDHINPEKPWPLIPELRRATDGAGFVLRERLAIYPEYARRAEFLDEALRPRVAALVDGHGLVKEAYEHWRRW from the coding sequence GTGATCTCTCACGCCGAGGCGTGCCGGCTCATCGAGACGCCGCCCGCGGCGCTCGACGAGCTCCTCGCGCGCGCCGCCGAGGTGCGCGACCGGGGCCGCGGGCGGACGGTGACGTTCTCGGCGAAGGTCTTCGTGCCGCTCACCACGCTCTGCCGCGACTACTGCGGCTACTGCACGTTCCGCCGCGACCCGGGCGAGCCCGGCGCGCGGACCCTGACGCCGGACGAGGTCGTCGCGCTGGCGCAGGCCGGGGGCCGGCTCGGCGCGAAGGAGGCGCTCTTCTCCCTCGGCGACCGGCCCGAGGCCGCCTTCGCCGAGCATCGCGAGTTCCTCCGGCGCCACGGCCACCGCTCGACGCTCGGCTACCTCCGCGCCGTCTGCGCGCGCGTGCTCGCCGAGACGCCCCTCCTCCCCCACGCGAACCCCGGCGTGATGGGCGAGCGCGACCTCTCGGCGCTCCGCGAGGTCAACGTGAGCATGGGGCTCATGCTCGAGACCGTGTCCGAGCGCCTCCTCGGGCGCGGGATGGCCCACGACCGGGCGCCGGACAAGGTGCCGGCGCGGCGCCTCAGGACGATCGCGCTCGCGGGCAAGCTCGCGATCCCGTTCACCACGGGCCTCCTCATCGGGATCGGCGAGACGCCGCGCGAGCGCGTCGACACGCTCGTCGCCATCCGTGACCTGCACGAGCGGTACGGCCACGTCCAGGAGGTCATCGTCCAGAACTTTCGCGCGAAGCCGCGGATCCCGATGCGGGACCACCCCGAGCCGTCGCTCCCCGACATGCTGCGCACCCTCGCCGTCGCGCGGCTCGTGCTCGGCCCCGACGTCAACATCCAGGCGCCACCGAACCTCTCGCCGGGCGACTACGCGCGGCTCCTCGCGGCGGGCCTCAACGACTGGGGCGGCATCTCGCCGCTGACGCTCGATCACATCAACCCCGAGAAGCCGTGGCCGCTCATCCCGGAGCTCCGTCGCGCGACCGACGGCGCGGGCTTCGTCCTCCGCGAGCGCCTCGCGATCTACCCCGAGTACGCGCGGCGCGCGGAGTTCCTCGACGAGGCCCTGCGCCCGCGGGTCGCCGCGCTCGTGGACGGCCACGGCCTGGTGAAGGAAGCGTATGAGCACTGGCGACGCTGGTAA
- the cofH gene encoding 5-amino-6-(D-ribitylamino)uracil--L-tyrosine 4-hydroxyphenyl transferase CofH, translated as MSTGDAGKLSPALDWASRGVRDALARALDGHEVSTDEARALAHATGRDLGALTLVADELRRRQVGDVVTFVVNRNVNFTNVCIKHCGFCAFSRDHREEEGYLLPVPEVVRRAREAWELGATEVCIQAGLPPKLDGRYYIELARALKAALPSLHLHAFSPEEVLYGSVRSGMPIKDYLRELKNAGLGTLPGTSAEILDQEIRDTISRGRITVDQWVEVITTAHALGIRTTSTIMYGHVETPDHWVRHMDLLRSIQHDTGGFTEFVPLSLIHSEAPMHAKGLVPGVRPGATGVEVVRMHALARVMLGPSIRNIQCSWVKEGPKLAQILLDAGANDMGGTLINESISTSAGATHGQLVGPAELCRLIRDAGRVPAQRDTLYGIVRTYGDGEIPDSPLDRIEDAETRFGSYRKLIASGEFRFTRG; from the coding sequence ATGAGCACTGGCGACGCTGGTAAGCTCTCTCCGGCCCTCGACTGGGCGTCGCGCGGCGTGCGCGACGCCCTCGCCCGCGCGCTCGACGGGCACGAAGTCTCCACGGACGAGGCGCGCGCGCTCGCCCACGCCACGGGGCGCGACCTCGGCGCGCTCACGCTGGTCGCCGACGAGCTGCGGCGCCGGCAGGTCGGCGACGTCGTCACCTTCGTCGTCAACCGAAACGTCAACTTCACGAACGTCTGCATCAAGCACTGCGGCTTCTGCGCCTTCAGCCGCGACCACCGTGAGGAGGAGGGCTACCTCCTGCCGGTCCCCGAGGTCGTGCGCCGGGCGCGCGAGGCGTGGGAGCTCGGCGCCACCGAGGTGTGCATCCAGGCCGGGCTCCCGCCCAAGCTCGACGGCCGCTACTACATCGAGCTCGCGCGGGCGCTCAAGGCGGCGCTGCCCTCGCTGCACCTCCACGCCTTCTCCCCCGAGGAGGTGCTGTACGGCTCGGTGAGGTCGGGGATGCCGATCAAGGACTATTTGAGGGAGTTGAAAAACGCGGGCCTGGGAACACTGCCAGGAACCTCGGCCGAAATACTCGACCAGGAGATCCGCGATACCATATCGCGGGGCCGGATCACCGTGGACCAGTGGGTCGAGGTGATCACGACGGCGCACGCGCTCGGCATCCGCACGACCTCCACGATCATGTACGGCCACGTGGAGACGCCCGACCACTGGGTCCGCCACATGGACCTGCTGCGCTCGATCCAGCACGACACCGGCGGCTTCACGGAGTTCGTCCCGCTCTCGCTGATCCACTCGGAGGCGCCGATGCACGCGAAGGGTCTCGTGCCCGGCGTGCGCCCGGGCGCCACCGGCGTCGAGGTCGTGCGGATGCACGCGCTCGCGCGCGTCATGCTCGGCCCGAGCATCCGCAACATCCAGTGCTCGTGGGTCAAGGAGGGGCCGAAGCTCGCTCAGATCCTCCTCGACGCCGGGGCCAACGACATGGGCGGCACGCTCATCAACGAGTCCATCTCGACCTCGGCCGGCGCGACCCACGGCCAGCTCGTCGGGCCGGCCGAGCTCTGCCGCCTGATCCGCGACGCCGGGCGAGTGCCGGCGCAGCGCGACACCCTCTACGGGATCGTGCGTACCTATGGCGACGGGGAAATCCCCGACTCGCCGCTCGACCGCATCGAGGACGCCGAGACGCGCTTCGGCTCGTACCGGAAGCTGATCGCCTCGGGCGAGTTCCGCTTCACGCGCGGGTAG